From Psychrobacillus sp. FSL K6-2836, a single genomic window includes:
- the pepF gene encoding oligoendopeptidase F — protein sequence MTTDTKNKILTRDEVEENLTWKLEDIFASNDEWEIEYQEVAALSEKANSYQGTISGGANALLEVLTYRDEITSRLRKLYTFAHMRTDQDTANSTYQAMDSRIKSLYVKVSTVLSFLVPEILSLDESVIASYLVENKGLQVYRQLLEEVNKERPHVLPKEQEALLAQLSEVAGASADTFGKLNNADLEFPSIKDEDGNEVQLTHGRYSRFLESEDPRVREDAFKAIYDTYGKFRNTFASTLTGNIKGDNVNAKIRNYESAREAAMSNNHIPESVYDNLVNTINKNVHLLHRYVALRKKVLGLDELHMWDLYTPLVKELNMEYTYEEACDAMIKSFEPLGEEYVSIVKQGLENRWVDVVETKGKRSGAYSSGTYGTNPYILMNWQNNVNNLFTLAHEFGHSIHSYYTRANQPYVYGDYSIFVAEVASTCNEALLNDYLLKTIDDPKKRIYLLNHWLEGFRGTVFRQTMFAEFEHIIHQLDQNGEALTADKLTEEYYKLNQKYFGDEIVIDEQIGLEWARIPHFYYNYYVYQYATGLSAATALSNQILTEGKPAVDRYINEFLKAGCSDYPIEVLKKAGVDMNTAAPIEEACRVFEEKLNELEQLLLGE from the coding sequence TTGACTACAGATACAAAGAACAAAATATTGACACGTGATGAAGTAGAAGAAAACTTAACATGGAAATTAGAAGATATTTTCGCCTCTAATGATGAATGGGAAATAGAATACCAAGAGGTTGCAGCGTTGTCAGAGAAAGCAAATTCTTATCAAGGAACAATCAGTGGTGGAGCAAACGCTTTACTGGAAGTGTTGACTTATCGTGATGAAATTACTTCCAGATTACGTAAACTGTATACGTTTGCACATATGCGCACTGACCAAGATACAGCTAATAGCACGTACCAGGCTATGGATAGCCGGATAAAATCATTATATGTGAAAGTTTCCACCGTATTATCTTTCTTAGTTCCAGAGATTCTTTCGCTAGATGAGTCTGTAATTGCCAGTTACTTAGTAGAGAATAAAGGACTACAAGTTTACAGACAACTACTTGAAGAGGTCAATAAAGAGCGTCCCCATGTGCTTCCAAAAGAACAAGAAGCATTACTAGCACAATTATCGGAGGTTGCTGGAGCCTCAGCAGACACATTTGGCAAATTAAATAATGCAGATTTAGAGTTCCCATCTATTAAAGATGAAGATGGCAATGAGGTGCAACTAACACATGGTAGATATTCACGTTTCTTAGAAAGTGAGGATCCACGTGTGCGTGAGGATGCATTTAAAGCAATATATGATACGTATGGTAAATTCCGTAACACATTTGCATCAACTCTAACAGGGAATATTAAAGGAGACAATGTCAACGCGAAAATTCGAAACTATGAATCCGCGCGTGAAGCAGCAATGTCTAACAATCATATTCCTGAAAGTGTATATGACAATTTAGTAAATACAATCAATAAAAACGTCCATTTACTTCATCGATATGTGGCTCTGCGTAAAAAAGTGTTAGGCTTAGATGAATTGCATATGTGGGATCTTTATACGCCATTAGTGAAAGAGTTGAATATGGAATACACGTATGAAGAGGCCTGTGACGCAATGATTAAGAGCTTCGAGCCATTAGGTGAAGAATATGTGTCTATCGTCAAGCAGGGGCTTGAAAATCGCTGGGTTGATGTAGTGGAGACGAAAGGTAAACGATCTGGTGCTTATTCGTCAGGAACATATGGTACGAACCCATATATACTGATGAACTGGCAAAATAACGTAAATAATCTTTTTACATTGGCACATGAATTTGGGCATAGTATTCATAGTTACTATACTAGAGCAAATCAACCTTATGTTTACGGAGATTATTCCATTTTTGTGGCAGAGGTGGCTTCGACTTGCAATGAAGCATTACTAAACGATTACTTACTGAAAACAATTGACGACCCTAAGAAACGTATTTACTTATTAAATCATTGGCTAGAGGGCTTCCGTGGAACTGTTTTCCGTCAAACTATGTTTGCGGAATTTGAGCATATTATTCACCAATTAGATCAAAATGGGGAAGCATTAACCGCTGATAAGCTAACGGAAGAATATTATAAGTTGAATCAAAAATACTTTGGCGATGAAATTGTTATTGATGAACAAATTGGATTGGAATGGGCGAGAATTCCCCATTTCTATTACAACTACTATGTATACCAATATGCGACTGGTTTAAGCGCAGCAACTGCCCTTAGCAATCAAATTCTAACAGAAGGTAAACCGGCTGTGGATCGTTATATTAATGAGTTCCTAAAAGCAGGTTGTTCGGATTACCCAATTGAAGTATTGAAAAAAGCGGGAGTAGATATGAATACTGCTGCTCCTATCGAAGAAGCATGTCGCGTTTTTGAAGAAAAGCTAAATGAATTAGAGCAATTACTTTTAGGAGAATAA
- the spxA gene encoding transcriptional regulator SpxA: MVTLFTSPSCTSCRKAKAWLEEHEIAYKERNIFSEPLSISEIKEILRMTEDGTDEIISTRSKIFQKLNVDLESLPLQRLYELIQEHPGLLRRPIILDEKRLQVGYNEDEIRRFLPRKVRAYQLLEAQRLVN, translated from the coding sequence ATGGTAACCTTATTCACTTCACCAAGTTGTACGTCTTGTAGAAAAGCGAAAGCTTGGTTAGAAGAACATGAAATAGCATATAAAGAGCGCAATATTTTTTCTGAACCTCTTAGTATAAGTGAAATAAAAGAAATCTTACGAATGACAGAAGACGGAACAGATGAAATCATTTCAACTCGTTCAAAGATATTCCAAAAACTAAATGTGGATTTAGAAAGTCTTCCGTTACAACGTCTCTACGAATTAATTCAAGAGCATCCTGGATTATTACGTAGACCAATTATTCTAGATGAAAAACGTTTACAAGTTGGATACAATGAAGATGAAATTCGAAGATTCTTACCTAGAAAAGTACGTGCTTATCAACTACTTGAAGCACAACGTCTAGTTAACTAG
- the mecA gene encoding adaptor protein MecA yields the protein MDIERINDNTFKVYISYIDIEERGFSRDEIWFNKDKSEQLFWEMMDEVHDDDHFEELDGPLWIQVHAMEKGLEVIVTRTEITKQDERLGNNSDVDDISSKIFKNGVSSSIGQHEFDDFSSYMDDLEEIPSDYTFVFESFDDVIGLAKKLDETDLQTSLYYYEDKYYLLIVFDFDITEFESVLNTLSIVSEFANNSKTTIHIIQEYGKQIIESGVLDELNKHF from the coding sequence ATGGATATCGAGCGTATCAATGATAACACTTTCAAAGTATACATTTCATACATCGACATTGAAGAAAGAGGCTTCAGCCGAGATGAAATCTGGTTTAACAAGGATAAGAGCGAGCAGCTTTTTTGGGAAATGATGGATGAGGTTCATGATGATGATCATTTTGAGGAATTAGATGGTCCATTATGGATACAAGTTCATGCGATGGAAAAAGGTTTGGAAGTGATTGTTACAAGAACGGAAATAACAAAACAAGATGAGCGTTTAGGAAATAATTCGGATGTAGATGATATATCCAGTAAAATATTTAAAAATGGGGTATCAAGCTCAATCGGCCAACATGAATTTGATGACTTTTCAAGTTATATGGATGATTTAGAAGAAATTCCATCGGATTATACATTTGTTTTTGAGAGCTTCGATGATGTAATTGGTCTTGCGAAAAAGTTAGATGAAACTGATTTACAGACCTCTTTGTATTATTATGAAGATAAATACTATTTGCTTATTGTTTTTGATTTTGATATTACAGAATTTGAATCAGTGCTTAATACATTAAGTATTGTTTCGGAGTTTGCAAATAATTCAAAAACGACTATTCATATTATTCAAGAGTATGGAAAACAGATAATCGAAAGTGGAGTTCTAGATGAATTAAATAAACATTTTTAA
- a CDS encoding competence protein CoiA, with protein MIQILSAVTADGEIIIPAQHPKTLLDEIKSSSKFSCIQCNEQVILKNGIIKTPHFAHTRNASCTQTFSEGESEDHLKGKLHLYEFLQNHSSPVQLEAYLPSLHQRPDLFVRSEPYPIAIEFQCSQISATVIQQRTAGYIENQIFPIWILRTPTISDFPLQEIGPMQFSAYRQQFFYTTPNGKILLTYCPQSKYFHYISNPMHIKANNYIVKVKKLSIERQSWPFAIIKRNSWEEFQKYFTIYKHHRFKQLDNLYFFNRKGIQSPFLQICYRWRIHPKKIPLFIGIPTKQASIFSVHAIEWQIQFIDYLHKQGLSLQQAESQHCETFLLYRKLTTNPSAEHLKAVESYLYLLQRCLISSDKVIYASKINYFLMEQLLYSEFLAN; from the coding sequence GTGATACAAATATTATCAGCAGTAACAGCAGATGGAGAAATTATAATACCTGCACAACATCCAAAAACCTTATTAGACGAAATAAAATCCAGCAGCAAATTCTCCTGCATACAATGTAATGAACAAGTCATATTAAAAAACGGTATAATAAAAACCCCGCATTTCGCTCATACTCGTAATGCTTCTTGTACTCAGACTTTTTCGGAAGGTGAAAGTGAAGACCATTTAAAAGGAAAATTGCATTTATATGAATTTTTGCAAAATCATTCTTCACCAGTCCAACTGGAAGCCTATCTTCCCTCCCTTCATCAAAGACCGGATCTATTTGTCCGAAGTGAACCCTATCCTATTGCAATAGAATTTCAGTGTAGCCAAATATCAGCTACTGTAATTCAGCAGCGAACAGCAGGCTATATAGAAAACCAGATATTTCCGATTTGGATATTACGAACACCGACAATTTCTGATTTCCCGCTCCAAGAGATAGGGCCTATGCAGTTCTCCGCATATCGACAGCAATTTTTTTACACAACCCCAAATGGGAAAATACTACTCACTTACTGCCCTCAATCTAAATATTTTCATTATATTTCAAATCCAATGCATATAAAGGCAAATAATTATATAGTAAAGGTCAAAAAGCTTTCTATTGAAAGGCAGTCTTGGCCTTTCGCAATTATCAAAAGAAACTCCTGGGAAGAATTTCAAAAGTATTTCACCATATATAAGCATCATCGTTTCAAACAGTTAGACAATCTGTACTTTTTTAATAGAAAAGGAATTCAATCGCCATTTCTGCAAATATGTTATCGATGGAGAATTCATCCAAAAAAAATTCCTTTATTTATAGGTATTCCGACCAAGCAAGCTTCTATTTTTTCTGTACATGCTATCGAATGGCAAATTCAGTTTATTGATTATTTGCATAAACAGGGACTATCTCTTCAACAAGCTGAATCCCAACATTGCGAAACATTTTTGTTATATAGAAAACTAACTACCAATCCTTCAGCTGAACATTTAAAAGCAGTAGAATCCTATCTTTATTTATTGCAACGCTGTCTAATTTCATCAGATAAAGTAATATACGCAAGTAAAATAAATTATTTTTTGATGGAGCAATTGCTGTACAGTGAATTCCTTGCAAATTGA